Part of the Woronichinia naegeliana WA131 genome, GTTAACTTGGGAGGACTTACTCCAAATTCGCCTGATTTGTTGAACCTCTTGTATTGCAACGTTTATAGCTTCTAGCTAGACGATACCAGTGCCATAAGTAGAAATACTTAACGAGGTAAATGAAAGAGTCAAAAAAGGTAATCATTTAAATAGGAACAGCGATGACGAAGGACTTGTGGTACATTGTCAGAATTCCAACTCGCACCAGTAATTTTAAGACGATGACCAATTTGTTTAACTTGAGATTCGACGGCACTGGTATCGTCTAGCTAGAAGCTACAAACGTTGCAATACAAGAGGTTCAACAAATCAGGCGAATTTGGAGTAAGTCCTCCCAAGTTAACCCTTTTTGAATTATACCGAGAGCTACCGCAGGAACTTTTTTCGTCGTAAAATGGCTGCGAACAAAGTTATGAACCATCCAGAAAATATCTAGCACTCGCTGTAATCCCACAACAGATTTAGCATAAGTATTTGTTCGACGACGAAAGGCGGCTAAATAGCGTCGTAGAGAACTATTAAATGCCTCAACGTGGTTGGCATGAACATCCTTGTCTTCTGGTTTTTCTGTTGTCTCAGGATGTTCAGTTTTCGGAGTTTCTACTTTCTCTAGTTTACCCTCAGAATCTCGACGTTTACTACTCTTATTTTTTAATCTTACCACCATACCCTTCGGTAATACTTTGGTGGGACGACCTCGCTTCCCAGTCCTTAATACTTCGTGACAAATATTAAATAGCAGTTGACTATATCGCTTTTCTCCATCTGTAAATAACTGGAGAGATTCTGCACTCTTTTCAAATAATTCCGCTACCGTCATCATTGCTTCTAGAAATAATTTCTGCTCTTTTTTACCACATTTTAAATGCCAAATAAAGCGGCTAGCCCTTTCCATGAGCACGATTGTCCACCCCTCAGAGGCACTTGCTTCTTTATTTTTTCCAACTTTTGTGTATAGTTCATCCCCTTCTATTACTAATTTAACAAATTCATTCACTAAGGCGTATAAAAATAATGTCTCTTGTAATCCTGATAATTTCTTTTCCCAATTCAATATTGTTGTTTTTGCGTAGCCGAATACTCGGGCTGCTGCATTTAATCCTATTCCTTCCATTCTGGCTTTTAATACTTTTACAATTTCACTTAATGGGGTTTCTAAGCCAGCGATTACGCTACCATAAGTCTCAGCAAAACAAGAACCACATTCTTGACAGATGAACATTTTACGTTCCCCGTTACCTTTCGTTTGGTAATGAGAATGTATTTTTACTTTTTCACTATAGCAATGAGGGCAGTTTTTCTGAAATAAGGCTTCCTCTTTCTCTTGAGGTAAGCCAATATCACTTAGGAGGTCAATTGAGCTTTTATTCAATGTTGACATTGCTTTCCGTTTTCCCTTTCTTTAATATAATGACAATAATAATAGTATAACAAAAACGGGAATATGTCCAGTCGTAAGTTATTTTCTATTTTCTCAAACTCTTACACCATAACTTTTTCTAGCTTTGATCACACGATACCAGTACCGATTCGACAGAGCCAGAGCCAATGGAAATGCCCTCTGCCTGCAAATAACCATAATTGACAATCCGATGTTTATGCTTGTTTAAATAAATGATAAAATTCTCAGCTTGAGGCTCTGACCATCCCTCAAAACAGGAGATAGCGGCATCCACTTCACCCGTCCAAAGAAAAGACTTGACCTCCTCAATTCGCTGGAATGACCCCCCAACTTTATAGAGGTTTTCAATTAAGTGATACCAGTCCAAAATTTCAATTCGCTCATGTTTCTGTCCTATCTCACGAAATAAGTTCCAGATACCATCATGTCCATCTCCCAAACAAATTAAAGGCTTAGCCAAAATTTGAGAATTAACCAAATCTAATAAAGCCGAGTTATCTTGAAAAAAGGCAGCTACCTTAGGGTAATCGCATCTTATTTGTTACAAAAAATACAGACAAAAAGAGAGAAATATAGTGTAAAAAAGAAGCAGTCATCTAAGAGAAGAAAAGGCTATTATTTAAAAAAAGTAAGTGAGTGAGGTCAAAGACAGGGTAATCGCATATTAGTAGAGTGGAATCAAAAAAGAAATCTAGCTTAAAAATAGACTATATCAAAAACTAAAAAGAGAAGAAAATCAACTTAAACTCTAAAAGATTAAGTAATTTCGCTAATTCATAATTGTTGGTGTCAATATTTTGCCAATCCTCCTATTTGGGGCTTGCTGAATAAGGATGAAATCCTTGCTATACAATACTTTCAGGCATTTTACAAACGATCAGATGCAAGGTTATGGCATTTGGAGGCTCAAAATCCATGCACTTTGCTGGAAAAATGTGAGGTAAAACTGGAAACTGAGCTCTGAAGTCACCATTTTTCGCGCCCTGTGGCATCTAGGTTCGTTTTGTGGACTTTTTTAGCAAGCCCTATTTGAAGCTAAATAGGGCTTGCTGAAAAAAGCTGAAACCTTTACGGAGAAAAATAGTAGGCGAATTAAGAACCGCTAGAATGCACGAAAATAGGGTAGAATGCCTCAAAACCATTGCATTAAGAAGAGAGAAAGCAGATGTACCGAAAGCAACAGTACTCAATTGAAACACCAGAAAACTTGAAAAATCTGTTCGGCGGGCAGTTAGACGAAGAAAATCGTTGGATAGAAATGTCAAAAATGATTCCCTGGGAAGAATATGAGGAAGAATATGCAAAAAACTTCACAGAAAAAAAAGGAGCCCCAGCCAAATCATTTAGAATGGCATTAGGAGCATTAATTATCAAAGAAATTTCAGGAAAAAGTGACAGAGAAACAGTAGAACAAATAAAAGAGAACCCTTATTTACAGTACTTTATAGGAATGGAAAGCTATAGTAGCAAAGAAGCATTTAGTGCGTCAATGATGGTTCATTTTCGTAAAAAAATAGGAATGGAATTAATAAATAAAATTAATAAAGAAATAGAAAAAAAAGCGACGGGTGTAGCGTCAGAAAAAAAAGAAAATGAAGGAAAGTTATTGTTAGATGCGACTTGTACACCAGCAGATATAAAATATCCAACGGATATAGGAATATTGAATGATGCCAGAGAAAAAACAGAAAAAATAATAGATAAGCTGTATGAAGAAATAAAAGAGAAAAGGAAAGAAAAGCCGAGGACTTATAGGGAAGTGGCAAGAAAAGAGTACTTAGCCATAGCAAAAAAACGTCGTGTGTCAAAAAAAGAAAGAAGAAAAGGAACAAAAAAACAACTAGGATATATAAAAAGAAACTTGTCTGATATAGAAAAAATGATAGAAGAGGGAGCAAAGTTAGAAAAACTAACGAAAAAAGAGCAAGAAGAGCTTGTAACGATAGGAAAAGTGTATGAGCAACAGTTAGAAATGTATGAAAAAAAGACAAATAAAGTAGAAAACAGAATTGTGAGTGTAAGCCAACCTCACGTGCGTCCAATAGTGCGTGGAAAAGCGGGAAAAGCAGTAGAGTTTGGAGCTAAAATATCGGCAAGTAATGTGAATGGCTTTGTCTTCTTAGACAAATTAAGTTGGGATAATTACAACGAATCGGGAGATTTACAAGCGCGAATAGAAGAATATAAAAGGGAAACAGGATGTTATCCGGAATCGGTTCATGTGGATAAAATCTATCGAACAAAAGCGAATCGAGCTTATTGTAAAGAAAGGGATATAAGAATGAGTGGTCCCCGATTGGGAAGACCGCCGAAAGAGGTGAGCAAAGAAAAAAAGAAAGAGGCACGCTCAGATGAAAGAGTGCGTAATGCCATTGAGGGTAAATTCGGACAGGGAAAGAGGAAATTTAGTCTTGGTCGAGTGATGGCCAAACTACCTGAGACCTCGGAAACGGTAATTGCGATGAACTTTTTGGTAATGAATCTTTCTACTCTACTTCAGAAGACAAAAAGTAAAAAGTTGTAGAGTCGTTTTTCTTGTGAAAAATGGTGTTAATTTTCCTCTCTTTTGTGAGGAGTGATTTGTGTTGACCTTTTTAGACAGAAAGGAACAATAGATTAAACAAAATCTGTATTTTGATTTGTTTCCATAAGGATAAGTTATCTATGCTTTTTCAGTCCATACTTCCCTAACCCACATTTCTTTCGTTTTTTGACTTTTTCAGCAAGCCCTAATTATACTCATGAATATCACTCCCGTGAACTAGCTGCTAAAACCTGTAGAAGAAAATTGTTGTCCATCGCCGCCAAATAACGCTTCATCTTCAAGCTTTTTTGAGATGGCTCATGTTTAAGCAAATTAATACTTAAACGACGGAGCAAGCCCAAATTATCAGCCGCATTACCTTGACGCACTCGACTCGCATCCTCATTAAAAGTGACATCTAAAACCCAATGCAGACTATTTTCAATACTCCAGTGAGAACGAATCACATGGCTATGACGTTTGACGTTCGGGAGCATCTCACTTATGCAATAAGTATTAATACTTATGGGCGGAAAAATAAGACTTTGAACTTTATCGAACTTTATCAAAAAAAGAAATGAGAGTATAATAGTCGAGACCCACTTTCCAAAATCTATCCCAATTGAGGAACAATCTCATGTTATCAGTGTTATCAGAAAATGAAAAAAGGATTCAAGAGTTATGTCAAGAGTTGGGAGAATGTCTCTATCAACAATCTCAAGTTAAAACATTTAATAATTTGGGAGAAATAGAGGAGACTGTCAGAGACTTAATGATTCAGTATGTCAACCCAGAAATAGGTATTTTTTTGTCAAAACAAGTACCGAGGAAACCACAGGTCGGATACGAACAGTAAAAAGTATTTTGGGGGAATTGCCCATTACAGAAAAACAAGCGAAGAAATTAGAACTAAAGCCTCGAACTCAGATGAGTCCAATGTTAGAGAAGAACTGTTTGGGTGTGACCTTTAGTTGATGAAGAAAAAGAAAAGTGTTAACATGAGATGAAAAGTGACAAAGAGGAAACAATGATGACAGCAAAACTAATTAATGTAGAGGGTTCAAAGATAAAAATAGAACTAACATTAGAACTAAGTCGTTCAATGTTGGATACAGAAATAAATATTCAAAAAGGCTTAAACGAAGTAGGTTGCATCGCCAGCAAAGAAGCCTTGAAATATTTAGATACAGATGGTTCACCCTTAAAAATCGGTGAAGAAATCTGGAAGAGTAAGGGAGAGCAACCGAAAGAATATCAAACACCTTATGGTGAGGTTATAGTGAATCGTCATGTATATCAGCGTTCACCTTTGAGGAAAAACGTATTGCCCCTTAGAAAGAGAAGCAAGGATAATCATAACATCAACGCCATTATTGGCAAAACAGGTATCCTCAAAAATGTCAGGGATGGCAGGCAAAGAGGTGAAAAATGATTTATTAGAAAATCATGGTAGAAAAGTAGCGCTATCCTATATCCAAAGATTGAGTGAAGCAGTAGG contains:
- a CDS encoding IS1 family transposase → MSTLNKSSIDLLSDIGLPQEKEEALFQKNCPHCYSEKVKIHSHYQTKGNGERKMFICQECGSCFAETYGSVIAGLETPLSEIVKVLKARMEGIGLNAAARVFGYAKTTILNWEKKLSGLQETLFLYALVNEFVKLVIEGDELYTKVGKNKEASASEGWTIVLMERASRFIWHLKCGKKEQKLFLEAMMTVAELFEKSAESLQLFTDGEKRYSQLLFNICHEVLRTGKRGRPTKVLPKGMVVRLKNKSSKRRDSEGKLEKVETPKTEHPETTEKPEDKDVHANHVEAFNSSLRRYLAAFRRRTNTYAKSVVGLQRVLDIFWMVHNFVRSHFTTKKVPAVALGIIQKGLTWEDLLQIRLIC
- a CDS encoding ISAs1 family transposase, yielding MLPNVKRHSHVIRSHWSIENSLHWVLDVTFNEDASRVRQGNAADNLGLLRRLSINLLKHEPSQKSLKMKRYLAAMDNNFLLQVLAASSRE